The Deltaproteobacteria bacterium DNA window TAGGAGAAAAATCTCTCGAAGTAAGATCACTAAACAAATTTGGCATTGCTGGCGCTATTTCGAAAGCGGAGTTATCAGCTAGATAAACAAACCAACAGCATCAAGCCAAAATGCCAGAACGTTGTTATCAAAACCACAAGCTGACAAGCGGCTAACCTACATTTGTACTTAGCGATAGTTTAATATTTTACCCGGATAATATTGACAAACATATTTACCCGGGTATAAATATCTAATTATGGAAACTACAATTACCTATGTCGCTTTTGTTGGTCCTAAACTTATCGCCGAGGGTGAGGTAGCCGAAATTTTACCAGTGCTTAAACAACGCTTTGATAAAAATTATTCTGAGCTGGTGTTAATTTTTAGTAACGAAACTGGAAGACAAGTAGACTTTGATTTGCGTGGTAGTCTTGCTGAAGTAATTGAGCGGGCAACGAGCAAGCCAATCCCCGGGCCTGGTCGACCAAAGCTTGGTGTAGTTAGTCGTGAGATCACACTTTTACCTCGGCATTGGCAATGGTTAGAACAGCAACCTAATGGTATATCTGCAGCGTTACGTCGTCTTGTTGAGGCGGCGATGAAACTTGCTCCACAAAAAGAGCAAGCGCGAATGCAACGTGATGCTTTAAATAATGTACTTACCGCAATTGCTGGAGATCGAGCGAATTTTGAAGAAGCAACACGTGCATTATATTCAGGAGATATTGCGGCATTTGCAAAACTAATTCAAAAA harbors:
- a CDS encoding DUF2239 family protein, with translation METTITYVAFVGPKLIAEGEVAEILPVLKQRFDKNYSELVLIFSNETGRQVDFDLRGSLAEVIERATSKPIPGPGRPKLGVVSREITLLPRHWQWLEQQPNGISAALRRLVEAAMKLAPQKEQARMQRDALNNVLTAIAGDRANFEEATRALYSGDIAAFAKLIQKWPKDIREYAAKKVHQLKT